From the Terriglobales bacterium genome, one window contains:
- a CDS encoding GxxExxY protein, with translation MLIQEQLTQEIIGAAIEVHQHLGPGLLESAYEQCLCRELSLRNIPFRRQVQMPVAYKGLQLDCGYCIDIIVADKVVLELKAVEQLLPVHEAQLLTYLRLSDIRVGFLINFNVAVLKRGIVRRVL, from the coding sequence ATGCTTATCCAAGAGCAACTCACGCAAGAGATCATCGGGGCCGCCATCGAGGTACACCAGCATCTTGGGCCCGGTCTCCTTGAGTCCGCGTACGAGCAGTGCCTTTGCCGCGAGCTGAGCCTGCGCAATATCCCCTTCCGCCGGCAGGTGCAAATGCCCGTCGCCTACAAAGGACTGCAGCTCGACTGCGGCTACTGCATCGACATCATCGTCGCCGATAAAGTCGTCCTGGAACTGAAAGCCGTCGAGCAGTTGCTGCCCGTTCACGAAGCCCAACTTCTCACCTATTTGCGCCTCAGTGACATCAGGGTCGGCTTCCTCATCAACTTCAATGTTGCGGTCCTGAAGCGAGGCATCGTCCGACGGGTTTTATGA
- a CDS encoding RNA methyltransferase — translation MPTADRSRLRKIASSSNAQVQALRRAFSRGELTDDGFTAIESVRVIEEAIRSGLRFKAVFFAESAEPRIAKLLPQISSHAEALLLPDAVFQSAVATETPQGVAALVKLKDWSFDDLFQSEPALVVVAAGLQDPGNLGTILRSAEAFGASGVLTAEKTVSHLNSKVIRAAAGSLFRLPVLRVDAASAVKQLRERGLRIVGTSSHKGTAASAAGLRQPLALFIGNEGAGLPREVARELDETLMIPHSPKVESLNAGVATSILLYEISRQRNPV, via the coding sequence ATGCCGACCGCCGACCGCAGCCGCCTCCGGAAGATCGCCAGCAGCTCCAACGCGCAGGTGCAGGCGCTCCGCCGCGCCTTCTCCAGGGGCGAGCTCACCGACGACGGCTTCACCGCCATCGAGAGCGTGCGCGTCATCGAGGAGGCCATCCGCAGCGGCCTGCGCTTCAAGGCGGTGTTCTTCGCCGAGTCCGCCGAGCCGCGCATCGCGAAGCTGCTGCCGCAGATCTCCAGCCACGCCGAAGCCCTGCTGCTTCCCGACGCGGTCTTCCAGAGCGCGGTCGCGACCGAGACGCCGCAGGGCGTCGCGGCGCTGGTCAAGCTCAAGGACTGGAGCTTCGACGACCTGTTCCAGAGCGAGCCGGCTCTGGTCGTCGTCGCCGCCGGGCTGCAGGATCCCGGGAATCTCGGCACCATCCTGCGCTCCGCGGAAGCCTTCGGCGCGAGCGGCGTGCTCACGGCCGAGAAGACCGTGAGCCACCTGAACTCCAAGGTCATCCGCGCGGCGGCGGGCTCGCTGTTCCGCCTGCCGGTGCTGCGCGTCGACGCCGCATCCGCGGTAAAGCAGCTGCGCGAGCGCGGGCTGCGCATCGTCGGGACGTCGTCGCACAAGGGCACGGCCGCCAGCGCTGCCGGCCTTCGGCAGCCGCTGGCGCTGTTCATCGGCAACGAAGGCGCGGGCTTGCCGCGCGAGGTCGCGCGCGAGCTCGACGAGACGCTCATGATCCCGCACTCGCCCAAGGTCGAGTCGCTCAACGCCGGCGTCGCCACTTCCATCCTCCTATACGAGATCTCTCGTCAGCGAAACCCGGTGTAA